The stretch of DNA ACGCACCTGTCGTTCCGCGGCCTCCTCCGCCGCTGGGCCGCGGACCCTGGCAGGTGGCGCGACCGACGTCGAGGGGCCGGGAAGTCCCAGTCAGTCCGGGCCCGTAGCCCGCGGAGGACGTTCCGGCCCGGATGGGCGCGCATGCGCCGCACGCCCTTGCCGCTGCGCTGCGGCACCGGCAAGGTCATAGGTCAGGTTCCGTCCGTCGAAGGAGGAGAGACCGTGTTGACCGAGCGCGTCGTTCTGACCGAAAGCATTGCGCCGACAGCGTCCAAGATTTTCACGCAGGCCGGGATCGGCGACATCCGGCAATTGCCTCGGGCCGTCAGCCCCGAGGATTCCGGTGATCTTGCCGGCGCCACGATCCTCGGCATCCGCTCGCGCACGACAGTCACCGCCGCGCTGCTCGACGCACTGCCCGATCTGACCGCCGTCGGCTGTTTCAGCGTCGGGACCAACCAGGTCGATTGCGAGACGGCGCGCGCCCGCGGCCTGCCGGTCTTCAACGCGCCGTTCTCGAACACGCGCAGCGTCGCCGAACTCACGATCGGCGAGATCGTGATGCTGCTCCGGCGCATCCTGCCGCGCTCGGAATCCGCCCATGCCGGCGGCTGGGACAAATCGGCCAAAGGCGCCTTCGAGGTGCGCGGCAAGACCCTCGGGATCGTCGGCTACGGGAATATCGGCGCGCAGCTCTCGAACCTCGCCGAGGCGATGGGCATGCGGGTGATCTTCTACGACCTGACCGACAAGCTCCGCCACGGCAACACCGAGCCGGCCGAGAGCTTCGAGGCACTGCTCGCCGCCAGCGACGTGGTCAGCCTGCACGTCCCGGAGACGCCGCTGACCCACGGGCTCATGAGCGCCGACCGGATCCGCGCGATGAAGCCCGGGGCCTGCCTGATCAACAACAGCCGCGGGACGGTCGTGGACCTGGACGCGCTGGCCGCGGCCCTGCGCGACGGCCATCTCGCCGGGGCCGCGATCGACGTCTTCCCGGTGGAGCCCACCTCCAATGCGGAGCGCTTCGTGTCGCCCCTGCAGGGCCTCCCGAACGTCATCCTCACCCCGCATGTCGGCGGCTCGACCGAGGAGGCCCAGGACCGCATCGGCGCGGAGGTGGCCCGCAAGCTGGTCGACTACGTCCAGACCGGCTCGACGCTGGGCGCGGTGAACTTCCCGCAGGTGCAGCTGCCGCCGCGCCTGTCCGGCGCGCGCTTCCTGCACGTGCACCGGAACGTGCCCGGCGTGCTCGGGCAGATCAACGCGATCTTCTCCGGCCGCGCGCTCAACATCGACGCG from Methylobacterium sp. PvR107 encodes:
- the serA gene encoding phosphoglycerate dehydrogenase, which codes for MLTERVVLTESIAPTASKIFTQAGIGDIRQLPRAVSPEDSGDLAGATILGIRSRTTVTAALLDALPDLTAVGCFSVGTNQVDCETARARGLPVFNAPFSNTRSVAELTIGEIVMLLRRILPRSESAHAGGWDKSAKGAFEVRGKTLGIVGYGNIGAQLSNLAEAMGMRVIFYDLTDKLRHGNTEPAESFEALLAASDVVSLHVPETPLTHGLMSADRIRAMKPGACLINNSRGTVVDLDALAAALRDGHLAGAAIDVFPVEPTSNAERFVSPLQGLPNVILTPHVGGSTEEAQDRIGAEVARKLVDYVQTGSTLGAVNFPQVQLPPRLSGARFLHVHRNVPGVLGQINAIFSGRALNIDAQYLQTDGEFGYVVVDASVRPDEAEAVHRALRAIDGTVRTRHLRPAAG